From Ascochyta rabiei chromosome 12, complete sequence, the proteins below share one genomic window:
- a CDS encoding Succinate-semialdehyde dehydrogenase (NAD(+)), translating to MGSAQKYELPFKLNNPDLLHNQSYVGGEWVNAKSGKTFEVLDPGTGKAWTECPTNDASDVDAAVKNSHEAFLEYKKISPRQRAQFLYKWDQLIRENKEDIATILVYETGKPRSEAYGEIDYSTGFTWWFAGEAERIQGSVFTPALPNRRIFTIKQPAGVAAALVPWNFPIAMILRKAGAALAAGCTMIVKPSPETPITVLALAYLAVQAGFPKGALNVLTTDLDKTPELSEALCRHPLIAKVTFTGSTRVGKLVAKICADNLKKVTLELGGNCPVLIFDDANIEQAMSQIFALKYRHAGQACITANRIYVQSGIFDKFLERWNAETDKIVVGHGSDEKTTMGPVTTPRGAQKALELVEDAKKKGAKIHKGGNKIEKNGGYFFEPTVITGVTPDMDIANEEVFSPICTFIKFDTEEEVVKKANDTSMGLASYLFTKNVDRLWRLFENLEAGMIGLNTGNSSAAESPFGGIKQSGYGKESGKDVAVNEYLITKTGTFTLEENA from the exons ATGGGTTCAGCACAGAAGTACGAGCTGCCGTTCAAG CTCAACAACCCAGACCTCCTCCACAATCAGTCATATGTTGGTGGCGAGTGGGTGAATGCAAAGTCTGGGAAGACGTTTGAAGTCCTTG ACCCCGGCACCGGAAAGGCGTGGACAGAATGCCCCACAAACGATGCGTCCGACGTTGATGCTGCCGTCAAGAACTCGCACGAAGCTTTCCTCGAGTATAAGAAGATCAGCCCTCGCCAAAGAGCACAGTTTTTGTACAAGTGGGACCAGCTGATCCGCGAGAACAAGGAAGACATTGCTACGATTCTAGTGTACGAAACTGGAAAGCCCCGTTCTGAAGCCTATGGCGAGATTGACTACTCCACTGGCTTCACCTGGTGGTTTGCTGGAGAAGCCGAGCGCATCCAAGGCAGCGTCTTCACACCAGCGTTACCGAACCGGCGCATTTTCACAATCAAGCAACCAGCAGGTGTTGCTGCAGCTCTCGTTCCGTGGAACTTCCCGATAGCCATGATTCTGCGAAAGGCTGGTGCAGCCCTTGCAGCAGGATGCACCATGATTGTCAAGCCGAGTCCGGAAACACCCATCACTGTCCTGGCACTGGCGTACCTTGCGGTTCAGGCTGGGTTCCCGAAGGGTGCGCTGAACGTATTGACCACAGATCTCGACAAGACGCCTGAGCTCAGTGAAGCGCTTTGTCGCCATCCTCTCATTGCTAAAGTCACCTTCACAGGATCGACAAGGGTAGGAAAGCTGGTTGCGAAGATCTGCGCGGACAACTTGAAAAAGGTGACGCTGGAATTGGGAGGAAACTGTCCGGTCCTGATCTTCGACGATGCGAACATCGAGCAAGCAATGTCCCAGATCTTTGCTCTGAAATACCGCCATGCTGGTCAGGCCTGCATAACTGCAAACCGCATCTATGTTCAGTCCGGCATCTTCGACAAGTTCCTTGAACGGTGGAACGCCGAAACGGACAAGATAGTCGTTGGCCATGGTTCAGACGAGAAGACCACCATGGGCCCAGTCACAACACCTCGAGGTGCTCAAAAGGCGCTCGAGCTGGTCGAGGATGCTAAGAAGAAGGGTGCAAAGATTCACAAGGGTGGAAACAAAATCGAGAAGAATGGCGGGTACTTTTTCGAGCCGACTGTCATCACTGGCGTCACTCCGGACATGGACATTGCAAATGAAGAGGTGTTCTCGCCCATTTGCACATTCATCAAGTTCGATAcagaggaggaggtggtTAAGAAGGCAAATGACACCTCTATGGGTCTTGCATCCTACCTATTCACGAAGAATGTTGACCGATTGTGGAGACTGTTCGAGAATCTCGAGGCTGGCATGATCGGTCTGAA